The proteins below come from a single Roseiflexus sp. RS-1 genomic window:
- a CDS encoding DUF3048 domain-containing protein, which yields MRVNMFAESFRKVTMLRRSAILVLPGLLVALITGACSSPPPVTSSAPTAALPTTVPPTAAPTSAPASAPTAAPTGAPTSAPTAAPTSVPTSAPTAAPTVVTLDPITGAPALARGALRQRPIVVMIDNHPNAYPQSGLDKAAVVFEALAEFGLTRFMAVYAPGITPEASSIGPVRSARLYFVQWAMEFRGLYVHAGGAPQALETLRNTTSLVDVDALFQNRSVYFARIAQRSAPHNLYTDSAALERALRDLAPEPFGDPEIGFLFKPDAPPDARPPARRIEYFFIYREDPAGWTYDPATNSYLRLRRGRPAIDAVTGQQLRVKNVVVMEVPEKPIPGDDKGRIEQMVIGSGKARVFMDGVEREVTWQKGAPEDRLLFLDASGNEIAFNAGQIWIVALPSLENLTIS from the coding sequence ATGCGTGTGAACATGTTCGCCGAATCGTTCAGAAAGGTGACAATGCTGCGTCGCTCCGCCATTCTCGTACTCCCCGGTCTCTTGGTTGCCCTGATCACCGGCGCGTGCAGCTCGCCCCCTCCGGTCACGTCGTCTGCGCCGACTGCTGCTCTGCCAACCACTGTTCCGCCGACCGCTGCGCCGACCAGCGCGCCAGCGTCCGCGCCGACCGCTGCGCCGACCGGTGCGCCAACGTCCGCGCCGACCGCCGCGCCGACCAGCGTGCCAACGTCCGCGCCGACCGCCGCGCCGACGGTTGTGACGCTCGATCCGATCACCGGCGCGCCGGCGCTGGCGCGTGGCGCTCTCCGGCAACGCCCGATTGTGGTGATGATCGACAATCATCCCAATGCATATCCGCAGTCGGGTCTCGACAAGGCGGCAGTGGTGTTCGAGGCGCTGGCAGAGTTTGGATTGACCCGCTTTATGGCGGTTTATGCTCCGGGCATCACGCCGGAGGCCTCATCGATTGGTCCGGTGCGCAGCGCACGGCTCTACTTTGTGCAATGGGCAATGGAGTTTCGCGGTCTGTACGTGCACGCGGGTGGTGCGCCGCAGGCGCTGGAAACTCTTCGGAATACGACGAGCCTGGTGGATGTCGATGCGCTGTTCCAGAACAGGAGCGTCTATTTTGCGCGCATCGCGCAACGTTCTGCGCCGCACAATCTGTACACCGACAGCGCTGCGCTCGAACGGGCGTTGCGCGATCTTGCGCCGGAGCCGTTCGGCGATCCGGAGATTGGCTTTCTCTTCAAGCCGGACGCCCCGCCCGATGCGCGCCCGCCTGCCCGACGGATCGAGTACTTTTTCATCTATCGGGAAGACCCGGCAGGATGGACGTATGACCCGGCGACTAACAGTTATCTGCGGTTGCGCCGCGGGCGCCCGGCAATCGATGCGGTGACCGGGCAGCAACTGCGGGTGAAGAATGTGGTTGTGATGGAAGTTCCAGAGAAGCCCATCCCCGGCGATGACAAAGGACGGATCGAGCAAATGGTGATCGGCAGCGGCAAGGCGCGCGTCTTTATGGATGGCGTCGAGCGTGAGGTGACGTGGCAAAAGGGTGCGCCAGAGGATCGTCTGCTCTTCCTTGACGCTTCCGGGAACGAGATCGCGTTCAACGCCGGTCAGATCTGGATCGTCGCGCTCCCATCGCTTGAAAATCTGACCATTTCGTAG
- the recR gene encoding recombination mediator RecR yields MHQTHDIQILPAPVIRLIEELNRLPGVGPKTASRLTFFLLRAPDDLPLALAHALTALKQQVQLCSRCYFITQGDLCAICANPARDQRVICVVEEPLDVVAIERTGVYRGLYHVLHGRIAPLEGMNREDIYFDELLDRVRAEPVEEVIIATNPNLEGEATAFHLQRALAPLGVRVTRLARGLPTGGDLEWADPGTLGSALEGRREM; encoded by the coding sequence ATGCACCAGACGCACGACATCCAGATCCTGCCCGCGCCGGTCATCCGTCTGATCGAGGAGCTCAACCGGTTGCCCGGCGTAGGTCCCAAAACGGCATCGCGCCTGACCTTCTTCCTGCTGCGTGCGCCCGATGACCTGCCGCTTGCCCTGGCGCACGCTCTGACAGCGTTGAAGCAACAGGTGCAGTTGTGTTCGCGCTGCTATTTCATCACCCAGGGTGATCTGTGCGCCATCTGCGCCAACCCTGCACGTGATCAGCGTGTTATTTGCGTGGTCGAAGAACCGCTCGATGTGGTGGCGATCGAACGCACTGGCGTGTACCGTGGGTTGTACCACGTGCTGCATGGGCGCATTGCGCCGCTCGAAGGGATGAACCGCGAGGATATCTACTTTGACGAACTCCTCGACCGGGTGCGCGCCGAGCCGGTTGAGGAGGTGATTATCGCCACCAATCCGAACCTGGAAGGCGAAGCGACAGCATTTCACCTGCAACGCGCCCTGGCGCCGCTCGGCGTGCGCGTGACCCGCCTGGCGCGCGGATTGCCCACCGGCGGCGACCTGGAGTGGGCCGACCCCGGCACGCTGGGTTCGGCGCTCGAAGGGCGGCGCGAGATGTAG
- a CDS encoding YbaB/EbfC family nucleoid-associated protein, whose product MNPRQLEQMARQMQKEMMRIQEELANTTVEGTAGSYVTVTMNGHREIKSIKLAPEVVDPDDVETLQDLIVAAIADASKKAQELAEQRLGPLAGGMKLPGF is encoded by the coding sequence ATGAACCCGCGACAACTGGAACAGATGGCTCGCCAGATGCAGAAGGAGATGATGCGCATCCAGGAGGAACTGGCGAATACGACAGTGGAAGGAACAGCAGGCAGTTATGTGACCGTCACCATGAACGGTCATCGTGAGATCAAATCGATCAAGCTCGCGCCGGAAGTGGTCGATCCCGACGATGTCGAAACGTTGCAGGACCTGATCGTTGCCGCCATCGCCGATGCCAGCAAAAAAGCGCAGGAACTGGCGGAACAGCGTCTCGGACCGCTGGCTGGCGGCATGAAGTTGCCGGGTTTCTAG
- the dnaX gene encoding DNA polymerase III subunit gamma/tau: MTVQALYRRYRSQTFDELIGQEHVVRTLRNAIAEGRVAHAYLFTGPRGVGKTTVARLLAKAVNCTAPPAERPCGVCESCRAIAEGHAVDVIEMDAASHTSVEDAREIIERVQFRPAVARTKVYIIDEVHMLSTAAFNALLKTLEEPPPHALFILATTEVHKVPATILSRCQRFVFNRHTVASIAAHLRSIAAQEGVTLEAGVAEAIARAATGSMRDALSVLDQLMAYGGGTISLEQVRNLLGAGEMQEVTALADALIAGDLPGALQVIANVAAAGADLRQFTRDLVERLRAVMLLRAGADRSLLDVAEEEAVQIERQAHSADLGALMRWVKLFSELDYQLRVSSYGQLPLELAVIEAVIAPAPATAMAGAPTVASRPVVRPERKTPPSPPAVQPTTGTSGTPPIIETASPSGASPVAEPAPQPGIPADMATPQTSPPQPVAPDDPRIQHQAQTRRASEPPVETGEGVAAANADAAALEQIESIWHNITRDVRVHDKTLQALLNSGVRPVDVKDGTLILEVPSEWFVARLEKPAVRQIVEQVISKHMGTMFSIRCVVEAQRRENPGALREQIRATRKDPLVRAALNIFDADIIAVEDPNA; the protein is encoded by the coding sequence ATGACCGTACAGGCGCTCTACCGCCGCTACCGATCACAGACGTTCGATGAGTTGATCGGGCAGGAACACGTTGTCCGCACACTCCGGAACGCGATTGCGGAGGGCCGGGTTGCGCATGCCTACCTGTTCACCGGTCCGCGCGGCGTCGGTAAGACGACCGTTGCGCGTCTGCTGGCGAAGGCGGTCAACTGCACCGCGCCGCCGGCAGAACGTCCGTGTGGCGTGTGCGAGTCGTGCCGCGCTATTGCCGAAGGACATGCTGTTGACGTGATCGAAATGGACGCTGCATCGCACACGAGCGTCGAAGATGCGCGCGAGATCATCGAGCGCGTGCAGTTCCGCCCGGCAGTTGCGCGCACCAAGGTCTACATCATCGACGAAGTGCATATGCTCTCGACGGCGGCGTTCAATGCGCTGTTGAAGACGCTCGAAGAGCCGCCGCCGCACGCGCTCTTCATCCTGGCGACGACCGAGGTCCACAAGGTGCCGGCGACGATCCTGTCGCGCTGTCAGCGTTTCGTCTTCAACCGCCATACCGTTGCCTCGATTGCGGCGCACCTGCGGTCGATCGCGGCTCAGGAAGGCGTCACTCTGGAAGCGGGCGTCGCCGAAGCGATTGCCCGCGCCGCTACCGGCAGTATGCGCGATGCGCTCAGTGTGCTCGACCAGTTGATGGCATACGGTGGCGGAACCATATCGCTCGAACAGGTGCGGAACCTGCTTGGCGCCGGCGAAATGCAGGAAGTGACGGCGCTGGCGGACGCACTGATCGCCGGTGATCTGCCGGGCGCGCTGCAGGTGATCGCCAATGTCGCCGCTGCGGGCGCCGACCTGCGTCAGTTTACCCGCGATCTGGTCGAGCGGCTGCGCGCCGTGATGCTGCTCCGCGCTGGCGCCGATCGTTCGCTCCTTGATGTTGCCGAAGAAGAAGCAGTGCAGATCGAGCGTCAGGCGCACAGCGCTGATCTCGGCGCCCTGATGCGTTGGGTCAAACTGTTCAGCGAACTGGATTACCAGTTGCGCGTCAGTTCCTATGGTCAACTCCCGCTCGAACTGGCGGTTATCGAGGCCGTGATCGCACCGGCGCCGGCAACGGCAATGGCAGGCGCCCCGACTGTTGCATCGCGTCCCGTTGTTCGCCCCGAACGCAAAACGCCGCCGTCTCCCCCGGCAGTACAACCAACGACCGGAACATCCGGCACCCCCCCCATCATCGAGACCGCGTCCCCTTCCGGTGCTTCACCCGTTGCCGAACCAGCGCCCCAACCCGGTATTCCGGCAGACATGGCAACCCCCCAGACGTCGCCACCCCAGCCGGTTGCGCCAGACGACCCGCGCATCCAGCATCAGGCGCAAACCCGGCGCGCGTCCGAACCGCCGGTCGAAACCGGCGAAGGCGTGGCCGCCGCGAATGCCGATGCCGCCGCGCTGGAACAGATCGAAAGCATCTGGCACAACATCACGCGCGATGTGCGCGTTCACGACAAAACCCTCCAGGCGTTACTCAACAGCGGCGTTCGCCCGGTCGATGTCAAGGATGGCACACTGATCCTGGAAGTGCCGAGCGAGTGGTTTGTTGCCAGGCTGGAGAAGCCGGCGGTACGCCAGATCGTCGAGCAGGTGATCAGCAAACACATGGGCACGATGTTTTCCATTCGCTGCGTTGTCGAAGCGCAGCGGCGCGAGAATCCCGGCGCTCTGCGCGAGCAGATCCGTGCAACGCGCAAAGATCCGCTCGTTCGCGCAGCGCTCAACATTTTCGACGCCGACATTATTGCTGTGGAAGATCCGAATGCATAA
- a CDS encoding DUF4349 domain-containing protein, translating into MASIRFIIIVVVSALALVSCSVASLPASQPAQPEFVPIPTAAPAAGAPALERGSGAAPEPAPSQDIPASDRLIIKNASISLEVVNVGEAEAAIRQTAARLGGFVVSTETYGTGDAMRSTIVFRVPAARFDEALSGVEGLAKKVLSRNISGEDVTEEYVDLESRLRNLEATRDRLFDLLQRTDKVEDALRVNQALSDVQEQIERIKGRMQYLQRSAAMSTITAELRPVPPPPSIIEEDAWQPINVAREALRGLLEFGQGLVNLLIVLGIWTPVWLPVVLFGRWSWRKITRGGKKPEQPTLPATPPSAPMPPSGGETGSGASQ; encoded by the coding sequence ATGGCTTCTATCAGATTCATCATCATCGTTGTCGTGTCGGCGCTGGCGTTGGTTTCGTGCAGTGTAGCGTCATTACCGGCAAGTCAGCCAGCTCAGCCTGAGTTTGTTCCAATACCGACGGCAGCGCCAGCCGCCGGGGCGCCGGCGCTGGAACGCGGCAGTGGCGCAGCGCCTGAACCTGCGCCCTCGCAGGACATCCCGGCATCAGACCGTCTGATCATCAAGAATGCCTCGATTTCCCTGGAAGTGGTGAACGTTGGCGAAGCGGAAGCGGCCATTCGCCAGACAGCGGCGCGACTCGGCGGCTTTGTGGTGAGCACAGAAACGTATGGCACCGGCGACGCGATGCGGTCAACCATCGTTTTCCGCGTGCCTGCGGCGCGTTTCGATGAGGCGCTCAGCGGCGTGGAAGGGCTGGCGAAGAAGGTGTTGAGCCGTAATATCAGTGGCGAAGATGTCACCGAAGAGTATGTCGATCTCGAGTCGCGGCTACGCAACCTGGAAGCGACGCGTGACCGTCTATTCGACCTGTTGCAGCGTACCGACAAGGTTGAAGATGCGCTGCGTGTGAACCAGGCGTTGAGCGATGTTCAGGAGCAGATTGAGCGGATCAAGGGGCGGATGCAATACCTGCAACGCAGCGCAGCCATGTCGACCATCACCGCAGAACTGCGCCCCGTGCCGCCGCCGCCGTCGATCATCGAGGAAGATGCATGGCAGCCGATCAATGTGGCGCGTGAGGCGTTGCGCGGCCTGCTCGAATTCGGGCAGGGGTTGGTGAACCTGCTGATCGTTCTGGGTATCTGGACGCCGGTCTGGTTGCCGGTGGTTCTGTTCGGGCGCTGGAGCTGGCGCAAGATCACGCGCGGCGGGAAGAAACCGGAGCAACCGACGCTGCCAGCGACACCGCCGTCGGCGCCGATGCCTCCATCGGGCGGCGAAACGGGCAGTGGCGCGTCACAGTAG
- a CDS encoding sugar phosphate isomerase/epimerase family protein produces MRCAYFTAGLPEYTPEEAVAALRDAGYDGIEWRVTDQAPSADGRPGFWAGNRCTWPLTTFVEDAPRIRALTESAGLSMPNVGAYVTCDDLPAVERALQGTAALGAPGVRINVPRYDGTSPYLPLRERSRAQYREVAAMARRYGVRALIEIHMGNITPSASAAAAFLEGFDPRDVGVIHDAGNMVYEGYEQYRLGLETLGPYLAHVHIKNARWERTGTRADGSVEWRATFAPLRKGIADLSGLMRALRAVGYDGWLSFEDFSTERPTAERIIDNLAYVRHLLAA; encoded by the coding sequence GTGCGATGTGCGTACTTCACCGCCGGTCTGCCGGAGTATACGCCCGAAGAGGCAGTGGCGGCGCTGCGGGATGCTGGCTACGACGGGATCGAATGGCGCGTCACCGATCAGGCGCCATCGGCGGATGGGCGCCCCGGATTCTGGGCGGGAAACCGATGTACCTGGCCACTGACGACCTTTGTGGAGGATGCCCCACGCATCCGCGCACTGACTGAAAGCGCCGGATTATCAATGCCAAATGTGGGCGCCTACGTCACCTGCGATGATCTGCCGGCGGTTGAGCGGGCGTTGCAGGGGACGGCAGCACTGGGAGCGCCGGGTGTCCGGATCAACGTACCGCGTTACGATGGAACGTCCCCCTACCTGCCGCTCCGTGAGCGCAGTCGGGCACAGTACCGCGAGGTGGCGGCGATGGCGCGTCGCTACGGCGTGCGCGCCTTGATCGAAATCCATATGGGCAACATCACGCCGAGCGCCAGCGCTGCCGCCGCATTTCTGGAGGGTTTCGATCCACGTGATGTGGGGGTCATCCACGATGCTGGCAACATGGTGTACGAGGGGTACGAACAGTACCGGTTAGGGCTGGAAACGCTCGGACCATACCTGGCGCACGTTCACATCAAGAATGCGCGCTGGGAGCGTACCGGAACGCGCGCAGACGGCAGCGTGGAATGGCGCGCAACGTTCGCTCCGCTCCGCAAAGGGATTGCCGATCTTTCCGGGCTCATGCGGGCGCTGCGCGCGGTTGGCTACGATGGGTGGCTCTCGTTCGAGGATTTCTCCACCGAACGACCGACTGCTGAACGGATCATCGACAACCTGGCATACGTCCGGCATCTGCTGGCGGCGTAA
- a CDS encoding 3-keto-5-aminohexanoate cleavage protein produces MNKVIITAALTGAVTVPTQTPYLPYTIEQLAEDAEQCARAGAAIIHIHARNPANGAPSSDMELFGEILKAIKARTDAVICTTTGGGVGMTPADRVRVVPMWQPELATCNMGSMNFSVHPAARRFADSDYKFPWEKQWLLGSEDFIFPNTFASIKHFLGEMKKTNTRPEFEIYDVGHLYNLDFMVREGLVEKPIWLQFVMGVLGGIRATLYDLTHLLDTANRLFGSENYHWSVIGVGYPQQFHMCTAAIMLGGHARVGLEDNIFVSRGKLGRNHELVEKIVRIAAEFDREPATPAEVRAFLNLKGKDLVGF; encoded by the coding sequence GTGAACAAGGTCATCATCACTGCCGCGCTGACCGGCGCGGTCACGGTGCCGACCCAGACGCCATACCTGCCGTACACGATCGAGCAACTGGCAGAGGATGCAGAGCAGTGCGCGCGCGCAGGCGCGGCGATCATCCACATCCATGCACGCAACCCTGCCAACGGCGCGCCATCATCGGACATGGAACTGTTTGGCGAGATCCTGAAAGCGATCAAAGCCCGCACCGATGCCGTCATCTGCACCACAACCGGCGGCGGCGTCGGGATGACGCCAGCGGATCGGGTGCGCGTCGTACCGATGTGGCAACCCGAACTGGCAACGTGCAACATGGGGTCGATGAACTTTTCGGTGCATCCGGCAGCGAGGCGCTTTGCCGATAGCGACTACAAGTTTCCCTGGGAAAAGCAGTGGCTCCTGGGAAGCGAAGATTTTATTTTCCCCAATACGTTCGCCAGCATCAAACATTTCCTGGGTGAGATGAAAAAAACCAACACCCGCCCCGAGTTCGAGATCTACGATGTCGGGCATCTCTACAACCTCGATTTCATGGTCAGGGAAGGGCTGGTCGAAAAGCCAATCTGGCTTCAATTCGTCATGGGGGTTCTCGGCGGCATTCGCGCAACCCTGTACGACCTGACCCACCTGCTCGACACGGCAAACCGGCTCTTCGGTTCCGAAAACTACCACTGGTCGGTCATTGGCGTTGGGTATCCGCAGCAGTTCCATATGTGCACGGCAGCGATCATGCTCGGCGGTCATGCGCGGGTTGGTCTGGAAGACAACATTTTCGTCAGTCGCGGGAAACTGGGCCGTAACCATGAACTGGTAGAAAAGATCGTGCGTATCGCAGCCGAGTTCGACCGTGAGCCGGCGACGCCGGCTGAGGTTCGCGCATTCCTCAATCTGAAGGGGAAGGACCTGGTTGGATTCTAG
- a CDS encoding ABC transporter ATP-binding protein: MLHVEHLNVAYDTLQVLWDVSLEVREGEIVALIGSNGAGKTTLLKTISGLMKPLSGAIRFMGEMITGLPPHDICRRGVIHVPEGRALFPRMRVIENLELGAYLPAARAQRHHALERVYRLFPRLKERWRQDAGTLSGGEQQMVAIGRALMAQPKLLMLDEPSLGLAPVLVEAMMEVLTHLNAEGMTILLVSQEVHQALDIAHRAYVMENGRIVRSGSADELRADDAIRSAYLGL; this comes from the coding sequence ATGCTGCACGTTGAGCATCTGAATGTCGCCTACGACACGCTTCAAGTCTTGTGGGACGTGTCGCTGGAGGTGCGCGAAGGCGAGATCGTCGCCCTGATCGGCTCGAACGGCGCCGGTAAGACGACGCTGCTCAAGACGATTTCGGGACTGATGAAGCCGTTGTCTGGTGCGATCCGATTCATGGGCGAAATGATCACCGGTCTCCCCCCGCACGACATCTGCCGACGCGGTGTGATTCACGTTCCGGAGGGACGCGCTCTATTTCCGCGTATGCGCGTTATCGAAAACCTGGAACTCGGCGCTTACCTTCCGGCTGCACGCGCACAGCGCCATCACGCGCTGGAGCGCGTCTATCGCCTGTTTCCGCGCCTGAAAGAACGCTGGCGGCAGGATGCTGGCACCCTCAGCGGCGGCGAACAGCAGATGGTCGCCATCGGGCGCGCATTAATGGCGCAACCGAAACTCCTCATGCTCGATGAACCGTCGCTTGGTCTGGCGCCGGTGCTGGTGGAAGCGATGATGGAGGTTCTGACACACCTGAATGCAGAAGGAATGACCATCCTGCTTGTCTCACAGGAAGTGCACCAGGCGCTTGACATTGCTCATCGCGCATATGTAATGGAAAATGGACGGATCGTGCGTAGCGGATCGGCGGACGAACTACGCGCCGACGACGCTATTCGCAGTGCGTATTTGGGATTGTAA
- a CDS encoding ABC transporter ATP-binding protein translates to MLRGVGITKRFGGVTALRNVSFEVGAGELVGLIGPNGSGKSTLFSVISGFHPPDEGAVFFDGRDITGARPHTVAQMGIARTFQIVRPFTGMTVVENVRVGALYGRGERSIAVADRRARELVEFVGLEQRADTLARNLTLAEKKRLEIARALSIQPRVLLLDEVFAGLNPTEVRGAIDLIARIRSQFGVTIIMVEHVLKALMETCERIIVLSYGEKIAEGAPSAIAADPHVISVYLGKTYAAR, encoded by the coding sequence ATGCTGCGAGGTGTTGGCATCACCAAACGTTTCGGCGGCGTTACGGCGCTGCGGAACGTCAGTTTCGAGGTCGGCGCCGGCGAACTGGTTGGACTGATCGGTCCAAACGGATCGGGCAAGAGCACCCTGTTCAGCGTGATCTCCGGGTTCCATCCGCCGGACGAAGGCGCCGTTTTCTTTGATGGGCGCGACATTACCGGCGCCAGACCGCACACTGTCGCACAGATGGGGATCGCACGAACGTTTCAGATCGTTCGCCCCTTCACCGGTATGACCGTCGTCGAGAATGTGCGGGTCGGTGCGCTCTACGGACGCGGTGAGCGCAGCATCGCCGTCGCCGACCGCCGCGCCAGGGAGCTGGTCGAATTCGTCGGGCTGGAACAGCGCGCCGATACGCTGGCGCGCAACCTGACGCTGGCGGAAAAAAAGCGCCTGGAGATCGCACGCGCGCTCTCGATCCAACCGCGTGTGCTCCTGCTCGACGAGGTGTTTGCCGGACTCAATCCAACCGAAGTGCGCGGCGCTATCGACCTGATCGCCCGCATTCGCAGCCAGTTCGGCGTGACCATCATCATGGTCGAACACGTCCTCAAGGCGCTGATGGAAACCTGTGAACGCATCATCGTGCTGAGCTACGGCGAAAAAATTGCCGAGGGCGCACCATCCGCCATTGCTGCCGACCCACACGTGATCAGCGTCTATCTGGGAAAGACGTATGCTGCACGTTGA
- a CDS encoding cyclase family protein: MKIFDLSVPTEMSPSEVEPVQVEHIDHKQTAAFMASFFGATVDDLPEGNGWANDQVTIRAHAGTHVDAPWHYYPTCGGARARTIDEMPLEWFYGDGVVLDMRHKPRGSLIDIDDLRTALDAIGYTLKPGDIVLIQTGADKLWGQAEYFAAGAGMSAAATRWLIEQGIRTMGIDAWGWDQPFWAMKERFQQTGDPSVIWEAHRVGRDLEYCHIEKLANLDALPRPFGFKVACFPVKLTGGSAGWTRVVAIFDDL; the protein is encoded by the coding sequence ATGAAAATCTTTGATCTCAGCGTTCCGACCGAGATGAGTCCCAGCGAAGTCGAGCCGGTGCAGGTCGAGCATATCGATCACAAACAGACGGCGGCGTTCATGGCGAGTTTTTTTGGCGCAACGGTCGATGATCTTCCTGAAGGCAACGGGTGGGCGAACGATCAGGTGACAATTCGCGCCCACGCCGGCACCCACGTTGATGCGCCGTGGCACTACTACCCGACATGTGGCGGCGCGCGCGCCCGCACCATCGATGAAATGCCGCTCGAATGGTTCTACGGCGATGGGGTTGTGCTCGATATGCGCCACAAGCCGCGTGGCAGTCTCATCGACATCGACGATCTGCGCACAGCGCTCGACGCGATTGGGTATACGCTCAAACCGGGCGACATCGTGCTGATCCAGACCGGCGCGGATAAACTATGGGGACAGGCGGAGTATTTTGCTGCCGGCGCTGGCATGAGCGCTGCCGCAACCCGCTGGTTGATCGAGCAGGGCATTCGCACCATGGGCATCGACGCCTGGGGGTGGGATCAACCGTTCTGGGCGATGAAAGAGCGCTTTCAGCAGACCGGCGACCCCTCGGTGATCTGGGAGGCGCATCGTGTCGGGCGCGACCTTGAGTACTGCCACATCGAGAAACTTGCCAACCTCGACGCGCTGCCGCGTCCTTTCGGGTTCAAGGTCGCCTGCTTCCCGGTCAAACTCACCGGCGGCAGCGCCGGTTGGACGCGGGTCGTGGCGATTTTTGACGATCTGTAA
- a CDS encoding branched-chain amino acid ABC transporter permease — protein MLYELAQSLTGGLLIGGALAVLSVGFSMAWGITHVLNVAHCAFAVLAAYLGYWALNRWGIDPLLALPVMLPTFFLLGVAMHTLLIRATARRAHDLGLATMVLTFGLGIVIENGMLLAWTPDPRVLKTAYSALTLRVGPVIVQAPHLIAFGLAVVTIGALYLFAERTFMGKAVRAVWQQPMGAALSGIDLDRVTTIAYGMAVATAAVGGVAMSLLYTFDPATHLSWLVYVFLVVILGGVGSILGSALAGLIIGLIIGISSVFIPLAWNNLVLFGLLIVLLLLRPQGLLQR, from the coding sequence ATGCTCTACGAACTGGCGCAATCGCTTACCGGTGGCTTGCTGATCGGCGGCGCGCTGGCGGTGTTGAGCGTGGGCTTCAGCATGGCATGGGGCATAACCCATGTGCTCAACGTGGCGCACTGCGCCTTTGCGGTGCTGGCTGCCTATCTTGGCTATTGGGCGCTCAACCGGTGGGGGATCGACCCGCTGCTGGCGCTGCCGGTCATGCTCCCGACATTCTTTCTGCTTGGCGTGGCGATGCACACGCTGCTGATCCGGGCAACGGCGCGACGTGCGCACGACCTCGGTCTGGCAACGATGGTGCTGACCTTCGGACTGGGCATTGTGATTGAGAACGGCATGCTCCTCGCCTGGACACCCGACCCGCGGGTGCTGAAGACGGCGTATAGCGCCTTGACGCTACGGGTCGGTCCGGTGATCGTTCAGGCGCCGCATCTGATTGCGTTTGGTCTGGCGGTCGTCACCATCGGCGCATTGTACCTCTTCGCCGAGCGCACGTTTATGGGGAAGGCGGTGCGCGCAGTATGGCAGCAACCCATGGGCGCGGCGTTATCGGGGATCGATCTGGATCGGGTCACGACCATCGCATATGGGATGGCGGTCGCAACGGCGGCGGTTGGCGGTGTGGCGATGTCGTTGCTCTACACCTTCGACCCCGCCACGCATCTGAGCTGGCTGGTCTACGTCTTTCTGGTCGTCATTCTGGGCGGGGTCGGCAGTATTCTGGGATCGGCGCTTGCGGGATTGATCATCGGTCTGATTATCGGTATCAGCAGTGTGTTCATCCCGCTGGCGTGGAATAATCTCGTGCTGTTTGGACTGTTGATTGTGCTGCTGCTTCTGCGTCCGCAAGGATTGCTGCAACGGTAG